DNA sequence from the Penicillium psychrofluorescens genome assembly, chromosome: 3 genome:
ctctgtttctttttcgacgtttttcttttctctccgaGAACCTCAGTGAGGCgagacaaaagcaaaaaccGGCGctcctctgtttctttttcgacgtttttctttctctccgaGGACCTCAGTGAGGCGAGACGAAAGTAAAAACTTGGCAATCATTATAGGAAGGGGCTCGTGTTTTGTTATTGTTTTGTtattgtttttttttttagttGTTTGAGGGAGGCGGGGTGACCGTTCCTCTGAGGAGGTGTCCATGCCTTAATGAATATGTATTATTGGTGACTTGGACCGTCCTAAATTCCTATGGGACATATATCTCCCTATTCAACGTAGACTAATTACCTCAGGCTAGGTCTCACGGATAGTGTGGTTTATCTATCACGTTGCCAATGATAGGAAAAGGGAAAGTCACCTACTCActatcatcaccatcatcaatatcatcactaccgccgccgccgccatggccgccgccgataTGCCGCTTGGTTTCTAGATCTTTATGTTAGTGATTTCTAGCATTATCTTTGCCACCCTAGCCTAACTCCTCTTAAAGCTCTGCCTCCATCTGTAAGTTCTATTATATACCGCTATAGCTTTGGATGTTCTTTGGAATAGTTTCGAACATCATTGTGTCCTTAGCCACCCTTCTCTTAGATCTTAGCTAAAAATCTTATGATATAGCTAGTACTACGCTACTACTATTACCGTATCTCCCTAGTTTACGCTTACCTACGACTAGCtaaggaggaaggaggaaggcaaAGGTAGAATAATAACCCTTAAGAGCTTCACCCTTTCCTAATGTCCTAGTAGTCATACTAACAACATTAGATAATATTGTAGCTAGCTACCTTCTAGTTCTCCTTGAGGCTGAAGATCCTAACAAGGCTAAGGAACCTAGCTATCTCTTTTCTAGCAATGACATTTAGCTAGTGCCGTTCCCTCTAGGATGAAGGGTTGTTAGTGCCCCCCGCCTGGATTCGTTCTCCAACTGACGCTATAGAGACCGATAAGAGACCCGAAAGCGTTCGCTAGCCTTAGCGGCGGCATCGCTAAGAAGACGTTCAGAGGCGACGACTCTAAATGGGCGTGCTAGTGTCCTtctgttcctttttttgatcttttttttttcgacGAAAGCAAAAACCTATTCAACGTATGGGGGTAGAAAGGGATTTTTGTATAGCACTCTGTTTATTTTTCACAAGTTTTCTAGTGTTCCAATATATAGAACCAGTCATTTAGCAACAATGATATTTCCGTGCTCCTATCATTCCCATTGCACATGAATTAACGGATGAGAATAAATAGCCTGTCCATCCACAACATCCGTCTTGGTATATGTCATGTAAATATCATTGCCCCACGGCGTTGTAAGAGAAGGATGTGCCTGCAGTGTGTAACCACCCAGGGTATAGTTCCCATTGACACCCGAATAAAAATTGACAGGCTCCGTCCACGGCCCCTGCGGTTGAGGGGCAGTGGTGATGTAAAAATCTGCCGAGACAGACTGACTATGCTGGCCGATCCACACAAATGACTGCCATGTATCGGACCAGTAGAAGGTGCCCTGACCACCGGCCGTGACGCTGGGGATATTGATGCTTGGATCATCGCTCGCAGGTTGCTGCGACGTCCAGGAGCCACTAGCCCAATACTCATACATCCATTTCTTCTCAACGTTCAGCGGGTCCACCTTGGCAAGCGCAATGGTCCCGTTGGAGTTTTGGCCATATAGATAGGCTGTTCCGTCTTGGACGACATTACCATAGTCTCCGTAGGGGATCTCATTTTCTCCCCAAAAGGTCTCGTTCACGATTTCCACCTGCGGAAGACCGGTGGGACCATCGCGGTAGGGGACATAATTGACACGATAGAGGGACGTAGCCGGGTCAGAGATTAGGGTAGATAGATCAGGCATGATGTGGCTCTTTTTCACCCACGTGTATGCTAGCACCGATGCATCCGGATTGGTCATAGTAACCATGGGAGGACTGTCTGGCCAAAGAGCGTAGCGTGAAAGATCGCCGCATTGACCCGATTGCGTCTCGTTGCACTCGTCGTAAAGAAGGGGGTAGAATGACTGGTTGTGATTGTCGCCATACATCAGGTACTCAGCGGTGTCTGCGCCAGCGGGCGTGACGAGACGCGGTCCGCCGTGCGAGTTGTACTCCGTCCATGAGGCGGAGCTGGTGATGAGTGGGAATGTCGGCAGACCGTCTGGTCCCCAATTCTGTGTATCTCGACACACCCAGAGGACACGGTCATTGAATTTGGCAGAGCCGCATGAGTCTCGATCCAGCGACGGATCTGTCACAAGTCCGAGTACTTTTGGTGTGCCCTTGACCTTGGGATGGACTGGTTTTGAAGAGGTTGGCGCAGCATGAGCAAGCACAGGGATCAATAGGCCTGCTGCTAGATGTACTAGCTTCATTCTTGCTTTTGATATTATCGCGCACTTGAATTTTAGCAACGAGTATAAAATAGCAACTGTTCCACAGTTCAGTTTCGTTGCTTCCAGGAAATAGTTCTAGTTGTAGGCAGTCACTATTACAAGGGACTTATATTAATTGTAACCACAGCAATACGAGCTTCCGTAGGTTATCTCAAGGAGCTAATGACCAATTTATTTGAGCTATTAAGTTAGTTAACGCATAGACCATCACTAAGCGAGTAAAACTTACGCGGAGTAATTGCGGAGAGATGCCCAAACAGGATTACCTCATCGGAAAGAGCCGACTGGGAATAAAGTCCACCTTAGTCCCGTTCTGCAATACTCCGGAATGTGCACGGACTTGGATAAGGCAGTTCAAACATGATGTAACCCTGCGCGTGGGGTATAAACGGAGCAAGTCTAATTACCGCTGCCATATGTTTGCTAAAAAAATATAGTGGGTTGTAAACAATGTTCATGCAAGCAGTTGGTATTTTAACTTGTCGAGCAGTGAGGGCTATCACTTCAGATGTCGCTCAATTGAACGGCGGGTTGGAACTGCACAACTAACTGCACAATTATCTCGAGACGCGGAAATGCAATGGTAGTCAAAGAGCAAAAGCTATGCTAAACTATAACTTGTTTATGTCCAAGCTAGATTATAGAGCCTAATTAGACCACATGGAAAAAGGCAAATACTCTCACTCTGTCAAAGTGTTGTTCCAGATACTTCGGTAAGTGACGGCCGAAACCCACTTGCCATCTGTCCAGTCCTGCTTCACCGTAAAATGGATATTCCTGGTCTCGCCCGGAGTCAACCAAAATCCATTGTCGGAAAAGTATCCCTGGACGCCCAGCGGGTAATCGAGCCAAACCCATGCCGCGACCCCCTTCGTGGCAGTAACGTCGAATTCATTGGTACCGTGAACGTGCGATACCTTCAGTCCAGGGTCTTGAAGCTTTGCATTCTGGAGCGACTGTGGGTGAAAGAATGATGTGTGCTTGTAAGTCTGTTCTTTTTCGTGACGGTCATTAGGCGCCACACCCTTGCCATTGACTTCAACTCGAAGAATGGTGTTGTTGAGGTCGAGGCCTTTGTAGTCCTGGAACATGTTGGTCTGCATGACACGAGTTGAATTGACGCCACCAACTGTGAAAGGAACGGTCTTGCTAACGGGACTGTTAGACCCCGAAAGTGGTTTTCCAGTCCAATCCATCCATGACAGCTTGACCGTTCCGTGCACAGGGGACCAGAGGTCAGATGTTGCCCAAACCTCCAAGTCACCTGTTGAGGTGTTGTAGTATGGGTATCCGATCACCGGCTCGAAGATGTCCTTTGCACGATAAAACAGGACTTTCCATCTGCcatcggcctcgatgctGGCCCAAGTGGGAGAAGTCCTAGGTGTTGTTAGAGTTTGTAGTATAGATTAATAGGGGGGTATTTACCATAGATCTTCCAGTTGCCAGTACAATGACCCCAAGTTGCGTTGCGGCATCCCAGATCCTCGGCGGTAGAAGGCCAGTTCGGAAGTATAATAGTCTGCCTGGAAGACTTGGGTTGTCCAACACCATGCACTGCAGTCTTATTAGCGTACATCTTCACGATGATATATTTATAAACGAACGTGAAGTTTGCCACACTGTCTTTCATATTCGGAATCGGATACCACTCCTGCACAGCGGTGGTCATCTCCTCAAGTCCCAAAATGGAAAGTTCACGATTTGTAGCATTTGCTGGTCCGCCAAACGGATAATGCCGATTACGATGAATGACCATATcagagaaaaaggagagcTGATCTGCTGGCACTGCTTGCTCCCACGAGTATACTGATGGCATCGAATGGAAGCCGAACTCAGTGGCAAAACGGCCTATGGGGTATGAGCTGAGCTCGAACGCTTGGCTTGCGTCGTAGTTATAGTCATCTTCGCATTTAATCAGCAGATGTCTGTTGTCTATAATTCTATGAAACTCACCAGTGTCGGCATAGATATAATTGGGGCCCGATGTGTTCAGATATCGTGGAACCTGAGGCATGACGGAACTGAAGTTCAGTTTCAAAAACCCGTGGTATGTCCTATCGATGGTTAAATAAATTAATCATGTGTGATAAAAAGGCTAAGCACTCACGAGGATGGCATATAGCTGATCGACCTAGAATTTGCGTAAACTTCACCAATGAGGAGCTCCATGAAGATGTGCTGATACTCGAGCAATAAAGTGCCAGGGTCGGTGGCACTAAAAAAGTAGGCAAGCATAATCTGCTCTAGCTCATTTCCTCCTACCCAAACTGCAAGACTTGGGTGATGGTTGACGCGACGCTGCAGAATTGACTTGTTAGTATCAGCTCCCAACCACGGGGATGTGTTGATATCCTACCACTTGATAAGAAGCTTCTGCTTTGTATTGGCTCAGATAACTTGCATTAGCAGGATATTCTGCATCAGAGAACTCTGTCACCGAGTCAGTACCGGGCCAATCATCCTCTGTACAGTAATTCTTACCGAATTCAGACCACAG
Encoded proteins:
- a CDS encoding uncharacterized protein (ID:PFLUO_004911-T1.cds;~source:funannotate) — encoded protein: MKLVHLAAGLLIPVLAHAAPTSSKPVHPKVKGTPKVLGLVTDPSLDRDSCGSAKFNDRVLWVCRDTQNWGPDGLPTFPLITSSASWTEYNSHGGPRLVTPAGADTAEYLMYGDNHNQSFYPLLYDECNETQSGQCGDLSRYALWPDSPPMVTMTNPDASVLAYTWVKKSHIMPDLSTLISDPATSLYRVNYVPYRDGPTGLPQVEIVNETFWGENEIPYGDYGNVVQDGTAYLYGQNSNGTIALAKVDPLNVEKKWMYEYWASGSWTSQQPASDDPSINIPSVTAGGQGTFYWSDTWQSFVWIGQHSQSVSADFYITTAPQPQGPWTEPVNFYSGVNGNYTLGGYTLQAHPSLTTPWGNDIYMTYTKTDVVDGQAIYSHPLIHVQWE
- a CDS encoding uncharacterized protein (ID:PFLUO_004912-T1.cds;~source:funannotate), whose translation is MQRLISVLFAGVALCQHTIDLSSQQWTLKGPNVTVPGSVPSQAHLDLYAAGAIGDPLYGENDTALLWVQRSNWTYSSTIPNLRRENGHSTWLVFDGIDTFASIELCGQFVANVDNQFRQWYFDVTDVVKSCKHDPELSLNFGSASKIVKEIARHGDPLVNSVDGGDTEEFCCKEFMRKEQSDFGWDWAPKLAPAGIWQPGRVVQLNTESPAYVRNALIDIYRKDQMNNIPPDQSQPWVFNASLDYLGSLPRGVSLELTLNDANGHEILKKNLDDVHHSEDTITGSVIIDPRLVELWWPINLGSQPLYDASIKIVHGRSMIAEVERRVGFRTIVMNLLPITKEQLAAGIAPGSNFHFEVNGHEFYAKGSNLVPPDVFWPRVNETKMRNLFEAVAVGNQNMLRVWSSGAYLPDWIYEIADEMGIFLWSEFEFSDAEYPANASYLSQYKAEASYQVRRVNHHPSLAVWVGGNELEQIMLAYFFSATDPGTLLLEYQHIFMELLIGEVYANSRSISYMPSSTYHGFLKLNFSSVMPQVPRYLNTSGPNYIYADTDDYNYDASQAFELSSYPIGRFATEFGFHSMPSVYSWEQAVPADQLSFFSDMVIHRNRHYPFGGPANATNRELSILGLEEMTTAVQEWYPIPNMKDSVANFTAWCWTTQVFQADYYTSELAFYRRGSGMPQRNLGSLYWQLEDLWTSPTWASIEADGRWKVLFYRAKDIFEPVIGYPYYNTSTGDLEVWATSDLWSPVHGTVKLSWMDWTGKPLSGSNSPVSKTVPFTVGGVNSTRVMQTNMFQDYKGLDLNNTILRVEVNGKGVAPNDRHEKEQTYKHTSFFHPQSLQNAKLQDPGLKVSHVHGTNEFDVTATKGVAAWVWLDYPLGVQGYFSDNGFWLTPGETRNIHFTVKQDWTDGKWVSAVTYRSIWNNTLTE